GGCGTCCTTGATGGCCTCGATCTGGGTGACCAGGCCCCCGATGTCGTCGTAGCCGATGTCGGGCACCTCCTCCAGGGCCAGATCCTCGACCTCGCTCTTGGGCAGCTTCTCGAGCAGGTAGCCGGACTTGGCGTCCATGAGCAGGTGATCGCCCGTCCTCAGGGACAGGGTCCGCAGGGGATCGGCGATGATGCCCACCCTGTCCTCGTCGGCGCGCAGAGTCACGATCGCCCGCTCGGGATCGAGCTGCTCCTTGAGCACGACGACCTCGCCCTGGATCTCGTAGCCGGCGGCCTCGACGATATTGAGGCCTTCGTTGAGGATGATCTCCTGGCCCGGCTTGAGCGTCTTGATCTCGATGTCCCGGTGCGCGTTGACCTTCACCTTCCGGCCCTGCGACAGGATCGTGACGGTTCCGTCCAGGTTGGCCGAGAGGTAGACCCCGTAGGTCGCCGGCGGGGCGCAGAGCTTGTCGACCTCCTCCTTGAGCGCGACGATCTGCTCGCGCGCCTCGGAGAGCGCCTGAGCGAGCTTCTGCTTCTGGCTCTGGGTCTCTGTCAGCTCTCGGTAGAGATCGTGCAACGCCCCGTCGACCGTGGCCGTCGCCTTGCGTCGGGTCGTCTCCTTGGCATCCGCGTCGCGCGTTCCGCCGAGATTCATGTGCGACCTCTCTTGTCGGGCGTTAGACCTGCGGGGCCAGGGCTTGGCCCTGGCGCTCGTCGCCCCTCGGCCGGTGCAAGACCAACGCCATACCGCCCAGGACGCCAAATCAATGTGTTAGCCGGCGCCGTCACGGCAACCAGGTGCTGATTGTAGGTTTTGCAGATCCCAGCGCGTTGCCACCCACGTCCTCGATCACGGTACGCCGTCACCACTGCAGCACGATCCGTCCGATCGGGTCTCCGGCGCGGAGCTGCCGGAAGGCCTCGTTGGCCTCCCGGATGGGCGCGGTGCCGGCGATGACCGCCCTGACGCGGCCGTCGTTCACCAGGCTGGCGGCATCGACCACGTCGCGCACGGAGTGGTTGTGCGAGGCGACGATATGGACCCATCGATAGACCAGCCGGGCCGGGTCGATCGGCACGCTCTGGCCGTAGTGGTAGCCGAGGATCACCAGGCGTCCCCCGGGCCGCAGAAGATCCAGGCACTGCTGGATGACCGGGGGGACCGCCTCGCCGCCTACGATCTCCAGGGCGACGTCGGCGCCCACGCCGTCGGTGAGGTCGAGGACCCTCTTCACCGGGTCGGCGTGCCGGGCGTCGATGGTGTGCAGCGCGCCCAGCTCACGGGCCTTGGCGAGCTTGTCTTCCTTGACGTCGACCCCGATGACGTTGGCCCCCAAATGCCGCAGGATCTGCAGCGCGTGGATGCCCAGGCCGCCCAGACCGAACACCACCGCGGTCTCGCCCAGGTCGACCCGGGCCATGCGGATCGCGTGCAGGGGCGAGCCCAGCGTGCCTCCGATCAGCGAGGCTGCTTCCATCGACACCTGGGGACCGACCTTGACGAGATTGCGCTCGGGGACGGCGACGAGCTCTCCGAAGCCGCCGTCCATCTCGAATCCCAACCGGCCCGGCGAGCTCAAACACATCGCCTCGTGCCCGGCCCGGCACATGCGGCAGCGACCGCAGGTTTGCTTGCAGACCATCACCACCCGGTCGCCCGGCTTGACGCCGGCCACCTCGCTGCCCACGTCGACGACCACACCTGCGCTCTCGTGGCCGAGCCGGAGCGGCGTCTTCGCCGACTTCACGAGGCCGTCGACGATCTTGAGATCGGTCGCGCACAGGCCGTTGGCCTGGGACCGCACCAGCGCTTGCCGCGGGCCGATCTTCGGCTCGGGCACCTCCTGCCAGACCAGCGGCTTGCCGAACTCTTCGAGCACCATCGCCTTCATGGCCGACGCCTCCTTGGCGCGCCCATTCTACGGTCTTGCCGAGCACCGTAGGATCGCCTATCGTCGCGCCGCTATGCGACCGACCTCGGAGGGCCCAGGAACCCCGGCGCTCATCGACGACCTCGTCGCCGCTAATCGCATACTCGCCGATCAC
This genomic window from Candidatus Methylomirabilota bacterium contains:
- a CDS encoding proteasome ATPase, with the translated sequence MNLGGTRDADAKETTRRKATATVDGALHDLYRELTETQSQKQKLAQALSEAREQIVALKEEVDKLCAPPATYGVYLSANLDGTVTILSQGRKVKVNAHRDIEIKTLKPGQEIILNEGLNIVEAAGYEIQGEVVVLKEQLDPERAIVTLRADEDRVGIIADPLRTLSLRTGDHLLMDAKSGYLLEKLPKSEVEDLALEEVPDIGYDDIGGLVTQIEAIKDA
- a CDS encoding alcohol dehydrogenase catalytic domain-containing protein — translated: MKAMVLEEFGKPLVWQEVPEPKIGPRQALVRSQANGLCATDLKIVDGLVKSAKTPLRLGHESAGVVVDVGSEVAGVKPGDRVVMVCKQTCGRCRMCRAGHEAMCLSSPGRLGFEMDGGFGELVAVPERNLVKVGPQVSMEAASLIGGTLGSPLHAIRMARVDLGETAVVFGLGGLGIHALQILRHLGANVIGVDVKEDKLAKARELGALHTIDARHADPVKRVLDLTDGVGADVALEIVGGEAVPPVIQQCLDLLRPGGRLVILGYHYGQSVPIDPARLVYRWVHIVASHNHSVRDVVDAASLVNDGRVRAVIAGTAPIREANEAFRQLRAGDPIGRIVLQW